The Aspergillus luchuensis IFO 4308 DNA, chromosome 7, nearly complete sequence genome has a segment encoding these proteins:
- a CDS encoding putative triacylglycerol lipase (CAZy:CE10;~COG:T;~EggNog:ENOG410PM0V;~InterPro:IPR019819,IPR019826,IPR002018,IPR029058;~MEROPS:MER0033235;~PFAM:PF00135;~SECRETED:SignalP(1-18)): MILFHLAPFFFLFGLVVSSQNPTVDLGYTKYKGKSLPNGISQWLGIRYAAAPTGSLRFSAPQDPDSVEGVQDAFKHGPRCVPTSQYPTPAGTSEDCLFLDVYAPSSVKDITRLPVFVWIQGGGFNANASPNFNGTGLIEAANMSMVVVTFNYRVGPYGFLSGSEVLQGGSVNNGLKDQIKVLEWVQEHISKFGGDPSHVVIGGSSAGAASITLHLSAYGGKDEGLFHAAAAESQSFAPMLTVNQSQFAYNNLVIRTGCASDPDTLACLRRLNTTELQRVNINTPLPTAQQAPLYMYGPVVDGSLIPDYTYRLFQQGKFIKVPVIFGDDTNEGTIFVPKTTSTVGEADTFIQDQFPNINFTHLTKLNNWYLNENQTREFPKSSPYWRPASTAYGEIRYICPGIYMSSVFSGAGVSSWNYHYAVQDPAAEASGRGVSHTVEENAIWGPQYVSGTPPASYSTTNAGIVPVMQGYWTSFIRVFDPNPLRYPGSPEWETWNNGHGADYRRIFLRTNETRMETVSEEQRERCDYWSSVGPDLSQ, from the exons ATGATTCTCTTTCATTTAGCaccgttcttcttcctgtttgGTCTAGTAGTATCTTCTCAGAACCCTACAGTCGACCTTGGCTACACAAAGTACAAAGGCAAATCTCTACCCAATGGCATTAGTCAGTGGCTGGGAATACGCTACGCCGCTGCACCTACTGGATCTCTACGGTTTTCTGCGCCTCAGGATCCTGACTCGGTAGAGGGGGTCCAAGATGCATTCAAG CATGGCCCCCGGTGTGTTCCCACCAGCCAATATCCCACTCCCGCAGGCACGTCTGAAGATTGTCTCTTTCTCGATGTATACGCACCCAGCTCAGTGAAAGATATTACGAGACTGCCCGTTTTTGTTTGGATCCAAGGGGGTGGCTTTAATGCCAACGCCAGCCCCAACTTCAATGGAACAGGATTGATTGAAGCGGCCAACATGTCCATGGTTGTGGTCACCTTCAATTACCGAGTCGGTCCGTACGGCTTCCTCTCTGGATCCGAGGTGCTGCAGGGAGGAAGTGTGAACAATGGCCTGAAGGATCAGATTAAGGTCCTGGAGTGGGTACAAGAACATATCAGCAAG TTTGGAGGCGATCCCAGCCACGTTGTCATCGGCGGCAGCAGCGCAGGCGCAGCGTCCATTACTCTCCATCTTTCAGCATACGGCGGCAAAGACGAGGGACTCTTCCACGCTGCTGCCGCAGAATCCCAAAGCTTCGCCCCCATGTTGACCGTCAACCAAAGCCAATTCGCCTATAACAACCTGGTCATCCGCACCGGCTGCGCAAGCGATCCAGACACTCTCGCCTGCCTCCGCCGACTAAACACCACAGAACTGCAGCgcgtcaacatcaacacACCCTTACCCACCGCCCAACAAGCACCTCTCTACATGTACGGCCCCGTCGTCGATGGCTCCCTCATCCCAGACTACACATACCGACTCTTTCAACAAGGCAAATTCATCAAAGTCCCCGTAATCTTCGGCGACGACACCAATGAAGGAACGATCTTCGTTCCCAAAACAACATCCACCGTCGGCGAAGCTGACACCTTCATTCAAGACCAATTCCCCAACATCAACTTCACCCACCTAACCAAGCTGAACAACTGGTACCTCAACGAAAACCAAACCCGCGAGTTCCCCAAATCCTCGCCCTACTGGCGCCCCGCTAGCACCGCGTACGGTGAAATTAGATACATCTGTCCGGGGATCTACATGTCCTCTGTGTTCTCGGGCGCTGGTGTCAGCAGCTGGAACTATCATTATGCCGTGCAGGACCCCGCCGCGGAGGCCTCAGGCAGAGGTGTCAGTCATACCGTGGAAGAGAATGCCATCTGGGGCCCGCAGTATGTGAGCGGCACGCCGCCGGCGTCGTATTCCACTACGAATGCGGGGATTGTGCCGGTCATGCAGGGCTACTGGACGAGTTTCATTAGGGTTTTTGATCCGAATCCGCTGAGGTACCCAGGGAGTCCGGAGTGGGAGACGTGGAATAATGGGCATGGAGCAGATTATCGGAGGATATTTTTGCGCACGAATGAGACGAGGATGGAGACGGTGTCGGAGgagcagagagagaggtgcGATTATTGGAGTAGTGTTGGGCCGGACTTGTCGCAGTGA
- a CDS encoding putative G-patch domain protein (COG:S;~EggNog:ENOG410PNC7;~InterPro:IPR000467,IPR039249,IPR025239;~PFAM:PF13821,PF01585;~go_function: GO:0003676 - nucleic acid binding [Evidence IEA]), whose amino-acid sequence MAPPLPPHSESPARGRPDEDDEEEDYMSMIIEEPQQKETFAQKKKRQQREAEARAKVPSKAERAAQEAARRDAALSTSTLDPSNKGFQMMAKLGFKPGQVLGKPAASPQDSEKDTKDPEHRIRSEPLNLIFKEDRGGIGLDSERKRKFLEEAAEVTKKVKQEEGDYRDRVRLERETRRLEAQFHAAQKVAERLDAEAEGEVEIGPSSTETNGEEKEEQESHATPDVDGEESQTDTPASTTKKAKRPVKPTLQINILYRGLVRERQEKERAVQTRHMLQTSLPSSFFPNPRLPGYEDSTLDPEDHEALGGRREMSSILEQELEEEDPELEEFNALEPGERLGRLVQYLREKHHYCFWCKYRYETAEMQGCPGVTEEDHD is encoded by the exons ATGGCACCTCCGCTTCCCCCTCACTCCGAGTCCCCCGCACGCGGGCGAcccgatgaagacgacgaagaagaggactaCATGTCCATGATCATCGAAGAGCCCCAGCAGAAGGAAACCTTTgcgcaaaagaagaagcgccaGCAACGGGAG GCCGAAGCGCGAGCCAAAGTCCCATCCAAAGCCGAACGCGCCGCTCAAGAAGCTGCCCGCCGCGATGCCGCCTTATCAACCAGCACGCTTGACCCTTCCAACAAAGGGTTTCAGATGATGGCCAAGCTGGGATTCAAGCCGGGCCAAGTACTCGGAAAACCTGCCGCGTCGCCGCAAGATAGTGAGAAGGACACCAAGGATCCCGAGCATCGAATCCGGTCCGAACCCCTCAATCTCATCTTCAAGGAGGACCGAGGGGGAATCGGTCTCGACTCGGAGCGAAAGCGGAAGTTCCTCGAAGAAGCCGCCGAAGTAACCAAGAAGGTCAAGCAAGAAGAGGGCGATTACCGCGACCGCGTCCGGTTGGAGCGCGAGACACGACGGCTTGAAGCTCAGTTCCATGCGGCGCAGAAGGTGGCTGAACGCTTAGATGCGGAGGCCGAGGGCGAAGTGGAAATAGGACCATCATCAACCGAGACCaacggagaagagaaagaggagcaaGAGTCGCATGCGACACCGGATGTGGACGGCGAAGAATCGCAGACAGATACCCCCGCCTCCACTACAAAGAAAGCCAAGAGGCCCGTCAAACCCACACTTCAGATCAACATACTCTACCGGGGCTTGGTGCGCGAGCGGCAAGAAAAGGAGCGCGCCGTACAGACGCGCCACATGTTGCAGACATCACTGCCGTCATCCTTTTTCCCGAACCCACGATTGCCCGGGTATGAAGACTCAACGCTCGATCCCGAGGACCACGAGGCCCTCGGAGGCCGTCGAGAAATGTCCTCCATTCTCGAACAAGAGctagaggaagaagatccggAACTAGAGGAATTCAATGCGCTGGAGCCAGGCGAGCGACTGGGCCGGCTGGTTCAATATCTCCGCGAAAAACACCACTACTGCTTCTGGTGCAAATACCGCTACGAGACCGCTGAGATGCAAGGATGTCCCGGCGTGACGGAGGAGGATCATGACTAA
- the sip5 gene encoding Sip5p (BUSCO:EOG09263RF8;~COG:S;~EggNog:ENOG410PKFJ;~InterPro:IPR039301), translating to MGNSQAKESRPLASSSRRSHHHGPYGDRHHGDGSRSNRGSRPDLSLLGIGGSSERDLATLEHRRETRQEREARRLEKERVARLKERERSMREEHVDGGYLVTQGVYTGPEDFNKAVVRQLMIERRLAPFWRGLNDFSDSWTEHQLMAAARGLPIPPPDEIPPELEYKNPPKAAEDTKEASDSAAVQYLMVPITSRSQSYGSDASQSSTPAHSLPSPTSPIASGTSSSPLFRARAKTLASLTTPKHGIQSDAASREMQLPRDPFVNGQPIEAYLYKDAAECPICFLYYPPYLNRTRCCDQPICSECFVQIKRPDPHPPEHGDSNPDSAPAEGGEQAESQDCQLVSEPSACPFCVQPEFGVTYAPPPFRRGLAYASDPSSRPNVASPLSSTSSLSSGNTPTTGRRRATSLSANDPTVITTDRIRPDWAQKLANARAHAARRSAAATALHTAAYLMHSNGAGNDSRIGLGRRSVMRRNGAPEAQNSNARTGSPALQALAFLTDRRGAGHEADSAEEGSGNIAPPRQSSRRNRIDDLEEMMMMEAIRLSLASEEERRKREEKEAKKEAKRKEKEAKKAEKVARKTGLTSHNASSSALDVPPDARLGRVTSSSSSIAAEELVSAGKGKEVDRSEPAGGSAAEASAAAEEVQPAAASASAADQAPSMSPPSVVQSSFKDVTRPSHLRHVSSASSSFSSLVESMSEDHAGSAEGAGSFAEPLYNFHSLAAVIGDEEKGDEAPEHVEETPSKPNVEGSASQPVAEASVAEPTTTTEAKVPMEEQRDRLMPKELETQSVEITSATHDTETTS from the exons TGATGGTTCCAGGTCGAATCGGGGTAGCCGGCCCGATCTGTCCCTGCTCGGAATTGGCGGAAGTTCAGAGCGAGATTTGGCCACGCTCGAACATCGACGAGAAACAAGGCAGGAACGAGAGGCTCGCCGGCTAGAGAAAGAGCGGGTAGCTCGGCTCAAGGAGCGGGAGCGTAGTATGAGAGAAGAACATGTGGATGGTGGTTATCTGGTGACCCAGGGTGTCTATACGGGCCCAGAGGATTTCAACAAGGCTGTGGTGCGACAGCTAATG ATAGAACGACGACTTGCGCCGTTTTGGAGAGGACTGAATGACTTTTCGGACTCGTGGACAGAGCACCAGCTTATGGCTGCGGCGCGTGGTCTTCCCATTCCCCCTCCCGACGAGATCCCCCCTGAGCTGGAATATAAGAACCCACCCAAGGCCGCGGAAGACACAAAGGAGGCTTCGGACTCAGCCGCAGTGCAATATTTGATGGTCCCCATAACGTCAAGATCGCAGTCATACGGATCCGATGCTTCCCAGTCTTCCACGCCCGCacattccctcccctccccaacatctCCTATCGCGTCCGGCACATCGAGCTCACCACTGTTTAGAGCGCGAGCCAAGACTCTTGCGTCGCTAACCACGCCGAAGCATGGAATCCAGTCTGATGCGGCTTCACGTGAAATGCAGTTGCCTCGTGACCCGTTTGTGAACGGACAACCCATTGAAGCATACCTATATAAGGACGCGGCGGAATGTCCTATCTGTTTTCTGTACTATCCTCCGTATCTCAATCGGACGAGGTGTTGCGACCAGCCAATATGCTCCGAATGTTTTGTTCAGATTAAACGTCCCGACCCTCATCCGCCAGAGCATGGGGATTCTAACCCAGATTCTGCTCCAGCTGAGGGTGGTGAACAAGCCGAAAGCCAAGACTGCCAGCTAGTATCGGAACCATCGGCGTGTCCATTCTGTGTCCAGCCGGAGTTTGGGGTGACATATGCGCCCCCGCCGTTCCGGAGAGGGCTAGCGTACGCTTCTGATCCGAGCTCGCGCCCCAATGTGGCCTCTCCACTGTCTTCCACATCCTCCCTATCCTCCGGGaacacccccaccaccgGTCGTCGACGCGCGACCTCGTTATCTGCAAACGATCCAACTGTGATCACTACCGATAGGATTCGTCCCGATTGGGCTCAGAAGCTTGCCAATGCTCGAGCTCATGCGGCGCGGCGGTCGGCGGCAGCAACTGCCCTTCATACTGCAGCTTACTTGATGCACTCTAACGGCGCTGGAAATGATTCCCGGATTGgcctgggaagaaggagtgTCATGCGGAGAAACGGCGCGCCCGAAGCCCAGAATTCCAACGCGCGCACCGGATCCCCGGCGCTGCAGGCGCTGGCGTTCCTCACGGATAGGCGTGGAGCTGGCCACGAGGCCGACTCGGCGGAAGAAGGGTCCGGTAACATCGCGCCACCTCGCCAGAGCTCGAGGCGGAATCGCATAGATGATCtggaagagatgatgatgatggaggcgatCCGATTAAGTCTAGCGAGCGAGGAAGAACGGCgcaagagagaggagaaagaggccaAGAAAGAGGccaaaagaaaggagaaggaagccaagaaggCCGAAAAGGTTGCGCGCAAAACCGGGCTCACCAGTCACAATGCGAGCAGCTCCGCCTTGGATGTGCCTCCGGATGCGCGGCTGGGTAGGGTTACCAGcagttcctcttccattGCGGCTGAGGAGCTTGTATCAGCCGGCAAGGGTAAGGAGGTAGACCGCTCTGAACCAGCTGGTGGCTCTGCCGCTGAAGCCAGTGCTGCGGCCGAGGAAGTGCAGCCCGCGGCAGCATCGGCAAGCGCGGCCGACCAAGCGCCGAGTATGTCACCTCCATCAGTTGTCCAGTCGTCTTTCAAAGATGTCACGAGGCCTTCGCATCTTCGGCATGTTTCCAGCGCATCGTCATCGTTCTCCTCGCTGGTCGAATCGATGTCGGAAGACCATGCGGGCTCGGCTGAGGGAGCAGGCTCCTTTGCAGAGCCCCTTTACAATTTTCACAGCTTGGCAGCCGTGATtggggatgaagagaagggcGATGAGGCACCCGAGCATGTTGAAGAGACCCCGTCCAAGCCGAATGTGGAAGGATCAGCCTCGCAGCCGGTGGCAGAGGCATCCGTTGCTGaacccacaaccaccaccgaggCTAAGGTACCCATGGAGGAGCAGCGCGACAGGCTGATGCCGAAAGAGCTGGAGACCCAATCCGTCGAGATTACGAGTGCCACACATGATACGGAGACTACGTCGTGA
- a CDS encoding uncharacterized protein (COG:S;~EggNog:ENOG410PTFA), whose amino-acid sequence MINCRVRPRDMAILDKENRPRGLRVPSFARKGFKQKSSDSLPDKEPEPVQAPVTTVIPPRTDSVPDYSAPAPLPAAVQPPSSAFNAPIHHQDNLPQSAPPAANYTPAPRAYQAYRPPAASEPMQSPPARKEVPVPAIQQQDAEEPLEDFIPEPEPELDDTGAPIEPVSSEENNGPWTPPDIEPVAAPLNKLHFACYQDHRSMPPANNVWHAVPCMTCQKFDRDVRYRCVFCCLRICTGCFQTLQTIPRRSLAQLMESIPAAKA is encoded by the exons ATGATTA ACTGCCGCGTTCGGCCAAGAGACATGGCCATCCTCGACAAAGAAAACCGGCCCCGCGGCCTGCGAGTTCCATCCTTTGCTCGCAAAGGCTTCAAGCAGAAGTCCTCGGATTCTCTGCCGGACAAGGAGCCAGAGCCGGTACAGGCACCCGTGACGACGGTAATCCCACCGCGAACCGACTCGGTTCCTGATTATTCGGCTCCTGCTCCGCTGCCTGCCGCCGTGCAGCCACCATCATCCGCATTTAACGCCCCtatccatcatcaagatAACCTCCCACAATCTGCTCCGCCAGCAGCTAATTACACCCCCGCTCCTCGCGCTTATCAGGCCTATCgtcctcctgctgcttcagAGCCTATGCAAAGCCCTCCGGCAAGGAAGGAAGTTCCCGTACCTGCCATACAACAGCAAGATGCCGAAGAGCCTTTGGAGGACTTCATTCCAGAACCCGAGCCGGAATTGGACGACACTGGCGCGCCTATCGAGCCTGTGTCCAGTGAAGAAAACAATGGCCCGTGGACGCCTCCTGATATTGAGCCTGTCGCGGCGCCGCTGAACAAATTGCACTTTGCCTGCTACCAGGACCATCGGTCCATGCCCCCCGCCAACAATGTCTGGCATGCTGTTCCCTGCATGACCTGCCAGAAGTTCGACCGCGATGTTCGATACCGGTGTgtcttctgctgcttgcgCATCTGTACCGGCTGTTTCCAGACCCTGCAGACGATCCCACGTCGCTCGTTGGCGCAGCTAATGGAGTCCATTCCTGCGGCCAAAGCCTGA